From Bacteroidota bacterium, the proteins below share one genomic window:
- a CDS encoding D-alanine--D-alanine ligase produces the protein MRIGIFFGGNSREREVSFAGGRTVYDNLNKSLFEAVPIFVDSFNNFVLLDWHFIYKGSIRDFYPPVDQLPDSPNEFQVYAESLGKPDRELQDRLIREIGKKVLPDQLNELIDFAFLCLHGPFGEDGRIQGLLEFYGIPYSGSGILSSAIGINKAIQKSLMHEAGFPGPANFSIRRSEWADPMTAGGIITKIRDEIGYPCVVKPANQGSSIGVTILSAEDPARLAEAIELAFFRQRISQEEWKGLDHDHKLAELRSLCDIREGIGMPVRCTAGTECTILYHPEDLLRFLDNRFASGTESVLLEGLDADTEVLVEQFIDGKEFSCIVIRNANGTPVALPPTEIRKGRELFDYRSKYLPGLSRKITPIELPDDQIRQIRKECERLFLQLHFGVYARIDGFMTQDGRVFLNDPNTTSGMMPSSFFFHQAAEIGLNPSQFLTYIIRTSLWERNHDLKEIVRTPALLKRMDAGLAGLRQLENAKTRVAVIMGGYSSERHISVESGRNVYEKLSSSDHYEPFPVFLTGDEQEHELWQIPVNLMLKDNADDIRHLVQHHKVHPVIHEIMEECEGITSEYTDQRNVLHPRKISYHDLAEIADVVFIALHGRPGEDGEIQKRLEAVGLPYNGSGTDSSRITINKYETNELLMRNGFSVARHALADREEWKRDPEGFYRSIIQRFPFPFIAKPVDDGCSSAVKKIRNEDDLRAFSEMIFRVEEDLLAGPASVLQLKAKEEFPRKRQFLLEELVTRKDAAHFLEITGGLMTSLDDRGKRVYEVFEASEALSEGDVLSLEEKFLAGEGQNITPARYARDPKERNRISEIVKRELQKAAELLNVEGYARIDAFVRVFPNGKVEVIFIEVNSLPGMTPATCIFHQTALAGYKPYEFIDRILTYGIRRKHASVGI, from the coding sequence ATCCGCATCGGTATATTTTTCGGTGGCAACAGCCGCGAACGCGAAGTATCGTTCGCCGGCGGGAGAACCGTATACGACAATCTGAACAAATCACTATTCGAAGCAGTTCCCATTTTTGTCGACAGCTTCAACAATTTCGTGCTGCTCGATTGGCACTTCATCTACAAAGGAAGCATTCGGGATTTTTATCCGCCGGTCGATCAATTACCCGATAGCCCGAACGAATTCCAGGTCTATGCCGAAAGCCTGGGCAAACCGGACCGGGAACTACAGGACCGCCTTATCAGGGAAATCGGCAAGAAAGTCCTTCCCGACCAACTGAATGAGCTGATTGATTTCGCCTTCCTCTGCCTGCACGGTCCGTTCGGAGAAGACGGTCGGATCCAGGGTCTCCTGGAATTCTACGGCATTCCTTATTCAGGCTCGGGCATCCTCTCTTCCGCCATCGGCATCAACAAGGCGATCCAGAAAAGCCTGATGCACGAAGCCGGCTTCCCCGGACCCGCCAATTTTTCCATTCGTCGTTCGGAGTGGGCGGACCCCATGACCGCCGGTGGTATTATCACGAAGATCCGCGACGAGATCGGATATCCCTGCGTCGTAAAGCCGGCTAATCAGGGTTCATCCATCGGTGTCACGATCCTTTCCGCCGAAGATCCGGCCCGACTCGCGGAAGCGATCGAACTCGCTTTCTTCCGACAACGGATCAGTCAGGAAGAATGGAAAGGGCTGGACCACGACCACAAGCTTGCTGAACTCCGTTCACTCTGTGACATCCGCGAAGGGATCGGTATGCCCGTCCGTTGTACCGCGGGTACTGAATGCACCATACTCTATCACCCGGAAGATCTACTGCGATTCCTGGATAACCGCTTCGCGAGTGGAACCGAGTCGGTACTCCTCGAAGGCCTGGATGCCGACACCGAAGTGCTGGTAGAGCAATTCATCGATGGAAAGGAGTTCTCCTGCATCGTCATCCGGAATGCAAACGGTACACCGGTAGCCTTGCCACCCACCGAAATTCGCAAAGGCCGCGAGTTATTCGACTATCGCTCCAAGTACCTGCCGGGTTTATCGAGAAAGATCACACCCATCGAACTTCCCGATGATCAGATACGCCAGATTCGGAAAGAATGTGAACGCCTCTTTCTCCAACTGCATTTCGGCGTCTACGCCCGCATCGACGGGTTCATGACGCAGGACGGCCGCGTCTTCCTGAACGACCCGAATACCACCTCGGGTATGATGCCCTCATCATTCTTCTTTCACCAAGCAGCCGAGATCGGACTAAACCCCTCACAGTTCCTGACATACATCATCCGTACTTCCCTCTGGGAACGCAATCATGACCTGAAGGAAATCGTCCGGACACCGGCCCTGTTAAAACGCATGGACGCCGGACTGGCGGGTTTACGCCAATTGGAGAATGCTAAAACCCGGGTAGCCGTGATCATGGGCGGCTATTCTTCTGAACGACATATCTCCGTTGAAAGTGGCAGGAACGTGTACGAGAAACTGTCCAGTTCTGACCATTACGAACCCTTCCCGGTTTTCCTCACCGGCGACGAACAGGAACATGAACTTTGGCAGATTCCGGTGAACTTGATGCTCAAGGATAACGCCGACGATATCCGGCACCTCGTCCAGCACCACAAAGTACACCCGGTCATCCATGAGATCATGGAGGAATGCGAAGGCATTACCAGCGAGTATACCGACCAACGGAACGTCCTTCATCCGAGAAAAATCTCCTACCACGACCTGGCCGAGATCGCCGATGTAGTCTTCATCGCGCTCCACGGCCGCCCGGGCGAAGACGGCGAGATCCAGAAACGGCTGGAAGCGGTTGGCTTGCCCTACAATGGATCGGGGACCGATTCTTCGCGCATCACCATCAATAAATACGAAACGAACGAACTGCTGATGCGCAATGGATTTTCGGTTGCACGTCACGCGCTGGCCGACCGGGAGGAATGGAAACGTGATCCGGAAGGGTTTTATCGCTCCATCATCCAACGCTTCCCCTTTCCGTTTATCGCAAAACCCGTTGATGACGGTTGCAGCAGCGCGGTGAAGAAGATCCGGAACGAAGATGATTTGCGTGCATTCTCGGAAATGATCTTCCGGGTCGAAGAAGACCTGCTGGCCGGGCCGGCATCGGTCTTGCAGTTGAAAGCAAAGGAGGAGTTTCCAAGAAAGCGACAATTCCTGCTCGAAGAGTTGGTAACCAGGAAAGACGCCGCGCATTTTCTGGAAATCACCGGTGGCCTCATGACCAGCCTCGATGATCGCGGGAAAAGGGTGTACGAAGTCTTCGAAGCATCCGAAGCCTTGTCGGAAGGCGACGTGCTTTCCCTGGAAGAGAAGTTCCTGGCAGGTGAAGGTCAGAATATCACCCCGGCGCGCTATGCAAGGGATCCGAAGGAACGGAACAGGATTTCAGAGATCGTGAAGCGGGAATTGCAAAAAGCCGCGGAACTCCTCAATGTGGAAGGATATGCGCGGATCGATGCGTTCGTTCGCGTTTTCCCGAATGGGAAAGTAGAGGTGATTTTCATCGAGGTCAACAGCCTGCCGGGCATGACGCCGGCAACCTGCATCTTCCACCAAACCGCTTTAGCCGGATACAAACCGTATGAATTCATTGACCGGATCCTTACGTACGGCATCCGGAGGAAACACGCATCGGTCGGAATCTGA
- a CDS encoding T9SS type A sorting domain-containing protein, translating into MMHRRLRLPLALLCLFLTFSSSFAQEVVFPLFGNSELQQAASSKRVNQSERRSASSLVQLPFSDDFSRQGYYPYEGLWQDSNVYVNPYYGENPPTIGVATFDGLNRWGNPYNINAAASQKSDYLTSQPVELGTLGPDTSAVWLSFYYQPQGLGDRPESGDSLVLQFLNNAGAWNNQWAVAGRSDTVFQRVSVQVRGAQYLYSGFQFRFFNYATVNGNRDHWHLDYVILNKNTQPNDSIRDNAFIRPQTSLLSEFSALPYSHYKEISPGTAAMRASISDTVHNLNYGPVSFTYQSSISDALGNTLFLSPQSSLSSTSNTYTDFTTSLNGFSFPAQPGDSADFLLKTWFGQPQLSNPYNDTNYYQQRFRNYYAYDDGSAELGYGVTGNADVWLAYQFDLKKADTLRGIQIHFNPTGVNIATQLIQIAYWDQLSVAGNTHRLVYKMINQRPDTNDYTNGFVTYLFDTLLVVQPGPAWIGFIQNNPQTLFGIGLDRNTDPGDKKFYHADGAWFQSAIEGAWLMRPLFGDTITRGQVIGIEELDRGPILRVFPNPSTGSVRMERPAAAIGNWRYELMESTGRVLRTEQSAQTGLFWQDLPAGYFLLRVTDDKGVSSCFKIVVSQ; encoded by the coding sequence ATGATGCACCGGCGACTGCGGTTACCTCTGGCCCTGCTTTGTTTGTTTCTGACATTTTCCAGTTCCTTCGCTCAGGAAGTCGTGTTTCCACTTTTCGGGAATTCTGAATTGCAGCAGGCCGCTTCCTCAAAACGTGTAAATCAATCGGAACGACGGAGCGCCAGTTCCCTGGTTCAACTTCCGTTTTCTGATGATTTTTCCCGTCAGGGCTATTACCCGTATGAAGGCCTTTGGCAGGATAGTAACGTATATGTGAATCCTTACTATGGCGAGAACCCGCCTACGATCGGGGTCGCTACCTTCGACGGCCTGAACCGCTGGGGCAACCCTTACAACATCAATGCAGCTGCGAGTCAGAAATCCGATTACCTCACCTCCCAACCTGTCGAACTTGGAACACTTGGTCCCGACACATCGGCGGTCTGGCTGAGTTTCTATTATCAGCCGCAGGGATTGGGCGACCGTCCCGAATCCGGAGATTCACTCGTGTTGCAGTTTCTCAACAATGCCGGCGCCTGGAACAACCAATGGGCCGTGGCCGGCAGAAGCGATACCGTATTTCAACGTGTCAGTGTACAGGTACGCGGTGCACAATACCTGTATTCCGGATTCCAGTTTCGCTTTTTCAATTATGCAACCGTCAACGGAAACCGGGACCACTGGCACCTGGATTATGTGATCCTGAACAAGAATACACAACCGAACGATTCCATCCGGGACAATGCCTTCATTCGTCCGCAGACTTCTCTGCTCTCCGAATTCAGCGCGTTGCCCTACTCACATTACAAGGAAATTTCTCCTGGCACCGCAGCCATGCGCGCCTCCATCAGCGATACCGTTCACAACCTGAACTACGGCCCCGTCTCCTTCACCTACCAAAGCAGCATCAGCGACGCGCTCGGTAACACGCTTTTTCTCTCCCCGCAAAGTTCACTCAGCTCCACGTCGAATACCTACACGGACTTCACCACTTCCCTGAACGGTTTCAGTTTCCCGGCTCAACCGGGCGATTCCGCCGACTTCCTGCTCAAAACCTGGTTCGGTCAGCCTCAATTGTCGAATCCGTATAACGACACCAACTATTACCAGCAACGCTTTCGCAACTACTATGCATACGACGATGGCTCCGCCGAATTGGGATACGGGGTCACCGGAAACGCGGATGTGTGGTTGGCCTATCAGTTCGATTTAAAGAAAGCGGACACCCTTCGCGGCATCCAGATCCACTTCAATCCTACCGGGGTGAACATCGCTACGCAATTGATCCAGATCGCGTATTGGGACCAGCTCAGTGTGGCGGGCAATACCCATCGCCTTGTTTACAAGATGATCAATCAACGGCCCGACACCAACGACTATACCAACGGATTTGTGACCTACCTCTTCGACACCCTGTTGGTGGTACAACCCGGACCGGCATGGATCGGGTTTATCCAGAATAATCCGCAAACACTCTTCGGCATCGGCCTTGACCGAAACACCGATCCCGGTGACAAAAAATTCTATCATGCCGACGGCGCCTGGTTTCAATCCGCCATCGAAGGCGCCTGGTTGATGCGACCGTTATTCGGCGACACCATCACACGCGGGCAAGTGATCGGTATTGAGGAGCTCGATCGCGGACCGATCCTACGTGTTTTTCCGAATCCGTCCACTGGCTCCGTGCGTATGGAGCGACCAGCCGCCGCCATCGGCAATTGGCGCTACGAACTCATGGAGAGTACTGGACGAGTACTTCGCACCGAGCAATCCGCACAGACGGGACTTTTCTGGCAAGATCTTCCGGCCGGCTATTTTCTTTTGCGGGTAACGGACGATAAAGGCGTGTCAAGCTGTTTCAAAATCGTCGTTAGCCAGTAA
- a CDS encoding RluA family pseudouridine synthase translates to MEPIDLEAADHDELYEHHRFVVDKGQAPLRVDKYLMNRLTGASRNKIQQACDAGCILVNGKETKPSYKVKPLDQVQVVLPEPVREFELVPENIPLNIVFEDEDVIILDKAAGMVVHPGVGNWTGTLMNALVYHFEHLPHFPDQLHRPGLVHRIDKNTSGLMVIARSERALVTLAKEFFERTIDRKYLALVWGEPKEPTGTITGNIGRSLKDRKVMDVFPDGSHGKHAVTHYSVVERFGYVTLVECKLETGRTHQIRAHMKYIGHPLFNDESYGGDKILKGTSFSKYKQFVMNCFDLLPRHALHAATLGFLHPRTGQRVFFESPLPEDFVRLLDKWRKYSAEKES, encoded by the coding sequence ATGGAACCGATCGACCTCGAAGCCGCCGATCACGACGAACTCTACGAGCACCATCGATTCGTCGTCGATAAAGGTCAGGCGCCCTTGCGTGTTGACAAATACCTGATGAACCGGCTTACCGGTGCATCGCGGAATAAGATCCAGCAAGCCTGCGATGCCGGGTGCATCCTGGTTAATGGAAAGGAAACCAAGCCGAGTTATAAGGTAAAACCGCTGGACCAGGTCCAGGTAGTCTTACCGGAGCCGGTCAGGGAATTTGAACTGGTTCCCGAAAATATTCCGCTCAACATCGTGTTCGAAGACGAAGACGTGATCATCCTCGATAAGGCAGCGGGTATGGTGGTCCATCCGGGAGTCGGCAACTGGACCGGAACGTTGATGAACGCGCTGGTCTATCATTTCGAGCATCTCCCCCATTTCCCCGATCAATTGCATCGGCCCGGACTGGTACATCGCATCGACAAGAATACATCGGGTCTGATGGTCATCGCACGTTCCGAACGGGCGCTCGTCACCCTGGCGAAAGAATTCTTTGAACGAACGATCGATCGTAAATACCTGGCATTGGTCTGGGGTGAACCCAAGGAACCCACCGGTACCATCACCGGCAACATCGGACGAAGCCTCAAAGACCGAAAGGTCATGGATGTTTTCCCCGATGGCAGCCATGGCAAGCATGCCGTCACACACTATTCCGTGGTGGAACGATTCGGATACGTCACGCTGGTCGAATGCAAGCTGGAAACCGGGCGCACGCATCAAATCCGGGCGCACATGAAGTACATCGGACATCCGCTTTTCAATGACGAGAGTTACGGGGGCGATAAAATTCTGAAAGGCACCAGCTTTTCCAAGTACAAGCAATTCGTCATGAACTGCTTCGACCTGCTGCCGCGACACGCCTTGCACGCGGCTACGCTGGGCTTTCTTCACCCGAGAACAGGTCAACGGGTATTTTTCGAAAGTCCCCTTCCTGAAGACTTTGTTCGATTGCTGGACAAGTGGAGAAAGTACTCCGCTGAAAAAGAATCGTAA
- a CDS encoding S9 family peptidase produces MKHPVIRIAAVYFLLTILPQTLNAQPFHYPAARKVDQKDTYFGTTIDDPYRWLEDDRSEETAAWVTEENKVTEAYLSSIPFREEVRKRMTSLWNFAKSSVPFKGGKQYFVYTNDGLQNQFVLKRLPAFDKPGIPFLDPNTMSSDGTINVNAAVPSKDGSLLAYSIARAGSDWNEIYVKSVFTGTQMKDTIRWVKFSSISWRDKGFYYSRYPEPSESDKLKGKNAGHQIYYHFVGTPQSKDKLIYQDTQHPMRNFSASITDDSRFLLVFGSEGTSGNNLLARDLRFPKTGFKTLVRDFDHDVEVIDNDSIWLLARTNKDAARYKLVWINAVDPTVPWKDAISEQEDVLQEATVGNNQIIVRYMHDAYSVLKVYSKAGKFLYDIPLPTIGTVDQLSASRKDANLFYSLSSFTMPSTIYRYDLKERKQSVFFQPQLAFNAGDYETKQVFYTSKDGTKIPMFIVHKKGLVLDGNNPVLLFGYGGFNVSKSPEFKIERLVFLEKGGIFAQPCIRGGGEYGEAWHEAGTKLKKQNVFDDFIAAGEYLVKEKYTAPRKIGIGGRSNGGLLVGACMLQRPDLFGVALPTVGVLDMLRYHKFTIGWAWKGDYGSSEDSTQFHYLLNYSPLHNIREGVDYPATLVTTGDHDDRVVPAHSFKFTATLQEKYKGDQPVMIRVDVNSGHASTTALGSSKPVAKQIEEQSDIFTFLMKNLGMSW; encoded by the coding sequence ATGAAGCATCCCGTTATCCGCATTGCGGCCGTCTACTTCTTGTTGACCATTCTCCCGCAAACCCTGAACGCCCAGCCCTTTCACTACCCTGCGGCCAGGAAAGTCGACCAAAAAGACACCTACTTCGGAACCACCATCGATGATCCGTATCGCTGGCTGGAAGATGACCGTTCGGAAGAAACTGCAGCCTGGGTAACGGAAGAAAACAAGGTGACGGAAGCCTATCTGTCGTCCATTCCGTTTCGCGAAGAAGTCCGAAAACGAATGACCAGCCTGTGGAATTTCGCGAAGTCGTCCGTTCCTTTCAAGGGTGGCAAACAGTACTTCGTTTATACCAATGACGGATTGCAGAATCAGTTTGTCCTCAAACGTCTGCCGGCATTCGACAAACCGGGTATCCCGTTCCTGGATCCGAACACCATGTCTTCAGATGGCACGATCAATGTCAATGCCGCCGTGCCATCCAAAGATGGCAGTCTCCTGGCCTATTCCATTGCCCGTGCAGGAAGCGACTGGAACGAAATCTACGTCAAGAGCGTCTTCACCGGAACACAAATGAAGGATACCATCCGCTGGGTCAAATTCTCCTCCATCTCCTGGCGCGACAAAGGGTTTTATTATTCCCGTTATCCCGAACCCTCCGAAAGTGACAAACTGAAAGGTAAAAATGCAGGACATCAGATCTATTATCACTTCGTGGGAACGCCCCAGTCGAAGGACAAACTCATTTACCAGGATACACAGCACCCGATGCGTAACTTCAGTGCTTCCATTACTGATGACAGCCGCTTTTTACTAGTCTTTGGTTCAGAAGGCACCAGCGGGAACAATTTGTTGGCCCGTGACCTGAGGTTTCCAAAAACAGGATTCAAGACGCTGGTCCGTGACTTCGATCACGATGTCGAAGTCATTGATAATGATAGTATCTGGCTCTTGGCACGAACAAACAAAGACGCTGCACGATACAAATTAGTTTGGATCAATGCAGTGGATCCCACCGTCCCCTGGAAGGATGCCATTTCTGAACAGGAAGACGTATTGCAGGAAGCCACGGTCGGCAACAACCAGATCATCGTTCGTTATATGCACGATGCTTACAGCGTCCTGAAGGTATATTCCAAAGCTGGTAAATTCCTCTACGACATTCCGCTGCCTACCATTGGAACGGTGGATCAGCTTTCCGCCAGCAGGAAAGACGCCAATTTATTTTACTCCCTCTCCTCCTTCACCATGCCTTCCACGATCTATCGTTATGATCTGAAGGAGCGGAAACAATCGGTCTTCTTTCAACCTCAACTCGCCTTTAACGCCGGCGATTACGAAACCAAACAGGTATTTTATACCAGTAAGGACGGCACAAAAATCCCGATGTTCATCGTCCACAAGAAAGGCCTCGTACTCGATGGAAACAACCCTGTCCTGCTCTTCGGCTACGGCGGTTTCAATGTTTCGAAGTCCCCGGAGTTCAAGATCGAGCGACTGGTTTTCCTGGAAAAAGGCGGCATCTTCGCTCAACCCTGCATTCGCGGTGGTGGCGAGTACGGAGAAGCCTGGCATGAAGCCGGCACCAAATTGAAGAAGCAAAACGTCTTCGATGACTTCATCGCGGCCGGCGAATACCTGGTGAAGGAAAAATACACGGCCCCCAGGAAGATCGGCATTGGCGGGCGATCCAATGGAGGACTGCTGGTCGGTGCCTGCATGCTGCAACGCCCCGATCTATTTGGCGTCGCTTTGCCGACGGTCGGTGTGCTCGACATGTTGCGCTATCACAAGTTTACGATCGGCTGGGCCTGGAAAGGCGACTATGGTTCCAGCGAAGACTCCACGCAGTTCCATTACCTGTTGAATTATTCCCCCCTGCATAACATCCGGGAAGGCGTCGATTACCCGGCCACCCTGGTCACCACCGGTGACCATGATGACCGTGTGGTGCCGGCTCACTCCTTCAAGTTCACTGCCACATTGCAGGAAAAATACAAGGGAGACCAGCCCGTGATGATCCGCGTCGACGTCAACTCCGGACATGCCTCCACCACAGCCCTGGGGTCATCCAAACCCGTTGCCAAGCAAATCGAAGAACAGAGCGATATCTTCACCTTCCTGATGAAGAATCTCGGCATGAGCTGGTGA
- a CDS encoding PASTA domain-containing protein, which translates to MAKKSTGKLLLYNLIAAVLVSALVLGGTYSWLSSYTHHGESISVPDVKGMSIKKTEKFLNEKNLEYKVVDSMFVLGKKPGEVLEQDPAADSKVKEGRTIYLTVNASRPPKVKMPNLVDVSFRQAEAILQSFGLKVGKTSYQPDLAKNAVLEQHYKGRTIKPGTEIDKGSVIDLVLGDGVGNAEVLVPDLVGLTRGEALFALKGSSLNVGTLHIDPGTRDTNNAKVYRQIPEADGSTTLRLGEAVDLYLR; encoded by the coding sequence GTGGCAAAAAAATCTACCGGCAAACTTCTGCTTTACAACCTGATCGCCGCTGTACTTGTTTCCGCGCTGGTCCTTGGCGGCACGTACAGTTGGCTCAGCTCCTATACGCATCACGGAGAGAGTATTTCGGTTCCGGATGTGAAAGGAATGTCGATCAAAAAAACAGAAAAGTTCCTCAACGAGAAGAACCTCGAATATAAAGTCGTCGATTCCATGTTCGTCCTGGGGAAGAAACCGGGAGAAGTATTGGAACAGGATCCTGCGGCAGATTCGAAGGTCAAGGAAGGTCGCACGATCTACCTGACCGTCAATGCCAGTCGCCCCCCCAAAGTGAAAATGCCCAACCTGGTCGACGTTTCATTCCGTCAGGCGGAAGCGATCCTCCAGTCGTTTGGGCTGAAGGTCGGCAAGACTTCCTATCAACCCGATCTCGCAAAAAACGCCGTCCTCGAACAGCATTACAAAGGTCGCACGATCAAACCCGGCACCGAGATCGACAAAGGATCGGTCATTGACCTCGTACTGGGCGATGGCGTCGGAAATGCCGAAGTGCTGGTACCCGACCTGGTTGGACTGACACGCGGCGAAGCCTTGTTTGCGCTCAAAGGTTCTTCCCTGAATGTCGGGACACTGCACATCGACCCGGGTACCCGCGACACCAATAACGCGAAAGTCTATCGCCAGATCCCGGAAGCCGACGGCAGCACGACCTTGCGATTGGGTGAAGCAGTAGACTTATACTTGCGCTAA